A single region of the Kineosporiaceae bacterium SCSIO 59966 genome encodes:
- a CDS encoding serine/threonine-protein phosphatase produces MVAAGPAPTRPVYRLGAGKVRQVWQTVRRRVLPTQAFLLLLLTGLAVGVALLSVEHARWVPVTTMVPVMLIAAFLLRVRAMVLLYLVVAAGVLYSAVERTGQQPIGPGSLAVIGVTAVLTLLFARSRERLGVQGTLGESMLVDLRDRLRAQGSIPPLARGWDVETVLRSAYGDSFSGDFLVASPEGCSALEIVLVDVSGKGQAAGTRALLLSGAFGGLLGALSRETFLPAANAYLLRQQWDEGFATAVHLAVDFATGDYRIASAGHPPAAHFHAGSGRWELLEGEHGPALGVVEGASFPARTGRLDRGDALLLYTDGMVETPGRDLALGIDRLMGMAEQLVRRGGFSGGAQWLVDAAGTGESDDRALVLLWRS; encoded by the coding sequence ATGGTGGCAGCCGGACCTGCGCCGACTCGACCGGTTTACCGGCTGGGGGCCGGTAAGGTCCGCCAGGTGTGGCAGACCGTGCGACGACGCGTGCTGCCGACGCAGGCGTTCCTGCTGCTGCTGCTCACGGGGCTCGCGGTCGGCGTCGCGCTGCTGAGCGTCGAGCACGCTCGCTGGGTGCCGGTCACGACGATGGTCCCGGTCATGCTCATCGCCGCCTTCCTGCTGCGGGTACGGGCGATGGTGCTGCTCTACCTCGTCGTCGCCGCCGGCGTCCTCTACAGCGCCGTGGAGCGCACCGGCCAGCAGCCGATCGGTCCTGGCTCGCTCGCGGTCATCGGGGTGACCGCCGTCCTCACCCTGCTGTTCGCCCGCAGCCGTGAGCGCCTCGGCGTCCAGGGGACCCTCGGGGAGTCGATGCTCGTCGACCTGCGGGACCGGCTGCGGGCCCAGGGCAGCATCCCACCGCTGGCGCGGGGCTGGGACGTCGAGACGGTGCTGCGCTCGGCGTACGGCGACTCCTTCTCCGGAGACTTCCTCGTCGCCAGCCCGGAGGGCTGCTCGGCGCTGGAGATCGTGCTCGTCGACGTGTCCGGCAAGGGCCAGGCGGCCGGCACCCGGGCGCTGCTGCTCTCCGGAGCCTTCGGCGGGCTGCTGGGCGCGCTGAGCCGGGAGACGTTCCTGCCGGCGGCCAACGCCTACCTGCTGCGCCAGCAGTGGGACGAGGGGTTCGCCACCGCCGTCCACCTCGCGGTCGACTTCGCCACCGGTGACTACCGGATCGCCTCCGCCGGTCACCCTCCGGCGGCCCACTTCCACGCAGGGTCCGGCCGCTGGGAGCTGCTCGAGGGTGAGCACGGGCCGGCGCTCGGCGTCGTCGAGGGGGCCTCGTTCCCGGCGCGGACCGGCCGGCTCGACCGGGGGGACGCGTTGCTGCTCTACACCGACGGCATGGTCGAGACTCCCGGGCGCGACCTGGCGCTCGGCATCGACCGGCTCATGGGCATGGCCGAGCAGCTCGTCCGCCGCGGCGGGTTCTCCGGGGGCGCCCAGTGGCTCGTCGACGCCGCCGGCACGGGGGAGTCCGACGACCGCGCCCTGGTGCTGCTGTGGCGGTCGTGA
- a CDS encoding GNAT family N-acetyltransferase, whose amino-acid sequence MSSFPGTRIVPLGADRQEEVLELDQWAFAFVEDQGDAAASFTGFEWDRTAGVEVDGRLAGVHSVFSLRTPAPGGAQVPTAGLTWVGVHPQHRRRGLLTAMVRHHLHAVHEAGREPVSALWAAEPAIYGRFGYGQASAGLRFTLPRRAGLHEVDGTEGLTVSVEKADVEAHTGLVADLYDAVRARRPGMVSRDGDLARRVLLDPPAWRDGAERLRLLVVRDGDGAPRGYALFRRKEKWEEAGPRGEVLVREAHAVDAAATRVLWARLSDLDLMASVRTDMRPVDDPLVHLLHDVRATTPRVTDGLWVRLVDLPTALAARRYTVDVDVVLGVEDPLCPWNTGRWRLRGGPDGARCDRTSATADLDVDVRALGATWLGGQTLHQLAAAGRVVEHTPGSLERAGQAFAWSVAAYCGWVF is encoded by the coding sequence ATGAGCTCCTTCCCCGGCACCCGCATCGTCCCCCTCGGCGCCGACCGGCAGGAGGAGGTGCTCGAGCTCGACCAGTGGGCGTTCGCCTTCGTGGAGGACCAGGGCGACGCCGCTGCGTCGTTCACCGGTTTCGAGTGGGACCGCACCGCCGGGGTGGAGGTCGACGGCAGACTCGCGGGCGTCCACTCGGTGTTCTCGCTGCGCACCCCGGCGCCCGGCGGCGCCCAGGTGCCGACCGCCGGGCTCACCTGGGTCGGAGTCCACCCGCAGCACCGCCGCCGCGGCCTGCTCACCGCGATGGTGCGCCACCACCTGCACGCCGTGCACGAGGCGGGACGTGAGCCGGTGTCTGCCCTGTGGGCCGCCGAGCCGGCCATCTACGGCCGGTTCGGGTACGGCCAGGCGAGCGCCGGCCTGCGGTTCACCCTGCCGCGCCGGGCGGGGCTGCACGAGGTCGACGGCACCGAGGGGCTGACGGTGTCCGTGGAGAAGGCCGACGTCGAGGCGCACACCGGTCTCGTCGCCGACCTCTACGACGCGGTGCGGGCCCGGCGACCCGGGATGGTGTCCCGGGACGGCGACCTGGCCCGGCGCGTCCTGCTGGACCCGCCGGCCTGGCGGGACGGCGCCGAGCGGCTGCGGCTGCTCGTCGTCCGGGACGGCGACGGTGCGCCGCGCGGGTACGCCCTGTTCCGTCGCAAGGAGAAGTGGGAGGAGGCCGGCCCACGGGGCGAGGTCCTCGTCCGCGAGGCCCACGCCGTCGACGCGGCCGCCACCCGGGTGCTCTGGGCACGGCTGAGCGACCTGGACCTGATGGCGAGCGTGCGAACCGACATGCGTCCGGTGGACGACCCGCTCGTGCACCTGCTGCACGACGTGCGGGCTACCACCCCGCGGGTCACCGACGGCCTGTGGGTGCGCCTGGTGGATCTGCCGACCGCCCTGGCGGCGCGCCGCTACACCGTCGACGTCGACGTCGTCCTCGGGGTGGAGGACCCGCTGTGCCCGTGGAACACCGGCCGGTGGCGGCTGCGCGGTGGCCCGGACGGCGCGCGGTGCGACCGGACGTCGGCCACCGCCGACCTGGACGTCGACGTGCGGGCGCTGGGGGCGACGTGGCTCGGCGGCCAGACGCTGCACCAGCTGGCTGCGGCGGGTCGGGTCGTCGAGCACACGCCCGGGTCGCTGGAACGCGCCGGACAGGCGTTCGCCTGGTCGGTGGCGGCGTACTGCGGGTGGGTGTTCTGA
- a CDS encoding Fpg/Nei family DNA glycosylase, translating to MPEGHTLHRLARRFRRDLAGEPLRAASPQGRFAQGAALLDGLVLERTEAHGKHLWLGFAGDRWVHVHLGLYGTWTFGAGQAPESRGAVRLRLQGQRFWADLRGATACELHTPAEKAAVHARLGPDPLRRDGDPGRFVARLTASRAPVAGLLMQQDVIAGVGNVYRAEALYRAGLDPYLPGRAVPTRTAEDLWADLRGLLRDGVRRGRIVTTLPVDRTRPRGRVGVEDAHYVYRRTGLPCRRCAGPVRTAQLAGRNLYWCPVCQPAA from the coding sequence GTGCCCGAGGGGCACACCCTGCACCGGCTGGCCCGCCGCTTCCGGCGGGACCTCGCCGGGGAACCGCTGCGGGCCGCCAGCCCCCAGGGCCGCTTCGCTCAGGGGGCGGCGCTCCTCGACGGGCTGGTCCTCGAACGCACCGAGGCGCACGGCAAGCACCTGTGGCTCGGTTTCGCCGGCGACCGGTGGGTGCACGTGCACCTCGGCCTGTACGGGACGTGGACGTTCGGGGCCGGGCAGGCCCCCGAGTCGCGCGGCGCCGTCCGGCTCAGGCTGCAGGGCCAACGGTTCTGGGCGGACCTGCGCGGCGCCACCGCGTGCGAGCTCCACACCCCCGCCGAGAAGGCCGCCGTCCACGCCCGGCTCGGGCCGGACCCGCTGCGGCGCGACGGCGACCCGGGCCGGTTCGTCGCCCGGCTCACCGCCTCGCGGGCGCCGGTCGCCGGCCTGCTCATGCAGCAGGACGTGATCGCCGGCGTGGGCAACGTCTACCGGGCTGAGGCGCTCTACCGGGCGGGACTGGACCCCTACCTGCCCGGGCGCGCGGTGCCGACCCGGACCGCCGAGGACCTCTGGGCGGACCTGCGCGGCCTGCTGCGGGACGGCGTCCGCCGGGGGCGGATCGTGACGACCCTGCCGGTGGACCGCACCCGGCCCCGCGGTCGGGTCGGCGTCGAGGACGCCCACTACGTCTACCGACGCACCGGACTGCCGTGCCGGCGGTGCGCTGGGCCCGTGCGCACCGCGCAGCTGGCCGGACGCAACCTCTACTGGTGCCCGGTCTGCCAGCCGGCCGCCTGA
- a CDS encoding ribose-5-phosphate isomerase: MRVHIGGDHAAYDLKVHLQKHLAAAGHDVVDHGPFRLDPLDDYPVFCLRAAAAVSAEPGSLGVVLGGSGNGEQIAANKVTGVRAALAWSTQTAQLARQHNDANVVSVGARMHSLEDATAIVEAFLAEPFSGDDRHLRRIDMVRLYEERGELPPLPH, translated from the coding sequence ATGCGCGTGCACATCGGCGGCGACCACGCCGCCTACGACCTCAAGGTCCACCTGCAAAAGCACCTGGCCGCCGCGGGGCACGACGTCGTCGACCACGGCCCGTTCCGCCTCGACCCGCTCGACGACTACCCGGTGTTCTGCCTGCGCGCCGCCGCCGCGGTGTCCGCTGAGCCCGGCAGCCTCGGCGTCGTCCTGGGCGGCTCCGGCAACGGCGAGCAGATCGCGGCCAACAAGGTCACCGGTGTGCGCGCCGCGCTGGCCTGGAGCACGCAGACGGCGCAGCTGGCCCGCCAGCACAACGACGCCAACGTCGTCTCGGTGGGCGCCCGGATGCACTCCCTCGAGGACGCGACCGCGATCGTCGAGGCCTTCCTCGCCGAGCCGTTCAGCGGGGACGACCGGCACCTGCGCCGGATCGACATGGTGAGGCTCTACGAGGAGCGCGGCGAGCTCCCGCCGCTGCCGCACTGA
- a CDS encoding disulfide bond formation protein DsbA has protein sequence MPQTDVSTDASTDVSTTTDQASDPTPVDFWFDPVCPWAWMTSRWMEEVERVRSVRVRWHVMSLAVLNEGQDVPEEYAALLQRAWAPVRVITAARELHGERYVKELYDAMGTRIHPGGDDDFEGVVAKALAEVGLPADLARYGALDTFDAALRASHERGISLVGQDVGTPVIAVQGVAFFGPVVTPAPRGQDAGRLWDGVLAVASTPGFYELKRSREQGPVFD, from the coding sequence GTGCCGCAGACAGATGTCAGCACGGATGCCAGCACGGATGTCAGCACGACCACGGACCAGGCCTCCGACCCGACACCCGTGGACTTCTGGTTCGACCCGGTGTGCCCGTGGGCGTGGATGACGTCCCGGTGGATGGAGGAGGTCGAGCGGGTCCGGTCGGTGCGGGTCCGCTGGCACGTGATGAGCCTGGCCGTCCTCAACGAGGGGCAGGACGTGCCGGAGGAGTACGCCGCGCTGCTGCAGCGCGCCTGGGCCCCGGTGCGGGTGATCACCGCCGCGCGCGAGCTGCACGGCGAGCGGTACGTCAAGGAGCTGTACGACGCGATGGGCACCCGCATCCACCCCGGCGGTGACGACGACTTCGAGGGAGTCGTCGCCAAGGCCCTCGCCGAGGTGGGCCTGCCCGCCGACCTCGCCCGGTACGGCGCGCTGGACACCTTCGACGCCGCGTTGCGGGCCAGCCACGAGCGCGGCATCTCCCTCGTCGGCCAGGACGTCGGCACGCCGGTCATCGCGGTCCAGGGCGTCGCGTTCTTCGGTCCGGTCGTCACCCCGGCGCCTCGCGGACAGGACGCCGGGCGCCTCTGGGACGGCGTGCTCGCCGTCGCCTCGACCCCGGGCTTCTACGAGCTGAAGCGCAGCCGCGAGCAGGGACCGGTCTTCGACTGA
- the pepN gene encoding aminopeptidase N — protein MPGLNLTRDEARQRARLLDVTSYDVTLDLGGDGGTFGSTTVVRFACAEPGASTFVDLVAPTVHEVELNGRRLDPAEVADGTRIHLADLAADNELRVVADCAYMNTGEGLHRFVDPVDDETYLYSQFEVADARRVFTVFDQPDLKATFSFTVTAPDHWQVVSNSPTPSPTPSGPGRATWRFAPTPRLAPYVTALVAGPYHVVRGELTSRDGRSVPLGVFCRASLAEFLDAEEIFDITRRGFEFFESTFDLPYPFEKYDQVFVPEFNAGAMENAGAVTFLETYVFRSRVPDAMYERRALTILHELAHMWFGDLVTMRWWDDLWLNESFAEYASTLCMSEATRWRSAWTTFSSMEKSWAYRQDQLPSTHPIVADIRDLEDVEVNFDGITYAKGASVLKQLVAWVGREEFVAGVRQYFRTHAWGNTELRDLLVELERTSGRDLTAWSDLWLERAGVTTLRPVLETDADGVLTAVAVAQEAPEEHPVLRPHRLAIGCYDLVEDGGRVRLERTHRVELDVEGQRTEVPDLVGRPRPDLLLLNDDDLAYAKIRLDDASLRTAVGHLGAFEDSLPRTLVWAAAWDMTRDAELPARDFIDLVLSNLDAETDSSVVLVLLRQLSSAVLLYTAPEHRREVQRDVAGRLLRHVRAAEPGSDAQLQLLKAFAGLAVTDEHLDVLAGILDGSAVPEGLSVDTDLRWDLLGALVAGGRAGDAEIDAEQRRDDTAAGRRAAASARAARPTPEAKAEAWASVVDSDELPNAVQAAVIGGFGHVHDTALLEPFVEPYFAALRRVWQTRTNEIAQQIVTGLYPTRLATEETLRRTDEWLAAAGEDLPALRRLVLENRDGVARALRAQECDRRAREREPQG, from the coding sequence GTGCCCGGTCTGAACCTCACCCGCGACGAGGCCCGGCAGCGCGCCCGGCTGCTCGACGTCACCTCCTACGACGTGACGCTGGACCTCGGTGGCGACGGGGGCACGTTCGGCTCGACGACCGTGGTCCGCTTCGCGTGCGCGGAGCCCGGCGCGTCGACGTTCGTCGACCTCGTCGCCCCCACCGTGCACGAGGTGGAGCTCAACGGCCGCCGGCTCGATCCGGCCGAGGTGGCCGACGGCACCCGGATCCACCTGGCGGACCTCGCCGCGGACAACGAGCTGCGGGTCGTCGCCGACTGCGCGTACATGAACACCGGGGAGGGGCTGCACCGCTTCGTCGACCCGGTGGACGACGAGACGTACCTCTACAGCCAGTTCGAGGTCGCCGACGCCCGGCGCGTGTTCACCGTGTTCGACCAGCCGGACCTCAAGGCGACGTTCTCCTTCACGGTCACCGCGCCGGACCACTGGCAGGTGGTGTCGAACTCCCCGACACCCAGCCCCACGCCGTCCGGACCGGGCCGGGCCACCTGGCGGTTCGCGCCGACCCCCCGGCTCGCGCCCTACGTCACGGCGCTGGTCGCCGGCCCGTACCACGTCGTGCGGGGCGAGCTGACCAGCCGGGACGGACGCAGCGTGCCCCTGGGCGTGTTCTGCCGGGCGTCACTGGCCGAGTTCCTCGACGCCGAGGAGATCTTCGACATCACCCGCCGCGGGTTCGAGTTCTTCGAGTCGACGTTCGACCTGCCCTACCCGTTCGAGAAGTACGACCAGGTGTTCGTGCCGGAGTTCAACGCCGGGGCGATGGAGAACGCCGGCGCGGTGACCTTCCTGGAGACCTACGTCTTCCGCTCCCGGGTCCCGGACGCGATGTACGAGCGGAGGGCGCTGACGATCCTCCACGAGCTGGCGCACATGTGGTTCGGGGACCTCGTCACCATGCGCTGGTGGGACGACCTGTGGCTCAACGAGTCGTTCGCCGAGTACGCCTCGACCCTGTGCATGAGCGAGGCCACCCGGTGGCGCTCGGCCTGGACGACGTTCTCCTCGATGGAGAAGTCCTGGGCCTACCGGCAGGACCAGCTGCCCTCCACGCACCCGATCGTGGCGGACATCCGGGACCTCGAGGACGTCGAGGTGAACTTCGACGGCATCACCTACGCCAAGGGCGCGAGCGTGCTCAAGCAGCTGGTCGCCTGGGTGGGCCGGGAGGAGTTCGTCGCCGGCGTCCGGCAGTACTTCCGCACCCACGCCTGGGGCAACACCGAGCTGCGCGACCTGCTCGTCGAGCTCGAGCGCACCTCCGGGCGGGACCTCACCGCGTGGTCGGACCTGTGGCTGGAACGGGCCGGGGTGACCACCCTGCGGCCGGTGCTGGAGACGGACGCCGACGGCGTCCTGACCGCCGTCGCCGTGGCGCAGGAGGCGCCCGAGGAGCACCCCGTGCTGCGGCCGCACCGGCTGGCGATCGGCTGCTACGACCTCGTCGAGGACGGCGGACGCGTGCGCCTGGAGCGCACGCACCGCGTCGAGCTGGACGTCGAGGGGCAGCGCACCGAGGTACCGGACCTGGTCGGGCGGCCCCGGCCGGACCTGCTGCTGCTCAACGACGACGACCTCGCCTACGCCAAGATCCGCCTCGACGACGCCTCGCTGCGCACCGCGGTCGGTCACCTCGGCGCGTTCGAGGACTCGCTGCCGCGGACCCTCGTGTGGGCCGCGGCGTGGGACATGACCCGGGACGCCGAGCTGCCGGCCCGTGACTTCATCGACCTCGTGCTGTCCAACCTCGACGCCGAGACCGACTCCTCCGTCGTCCTGGTCCTGCTGCGCCAGCTCAGCTCGGCGGTGCTGCTCTACACCGCCCCCGAGCACCGTCGGGAGGTCCAGCGGGACGTGGCCGGGCGGCTGCTGCGGCACGTGCGCGCGGCCGAGCCCGGCAGCGACGCCCAGCTGCAGCTGCTCAAGGCGTTCGCCGGGCTCGCCGTCACCGACGAGCACCTCGACGTCCTCGCGGGGATCCTGGACGGCAGCGCTGTGCCCGAAGGGCTGAGCGTCGACACGGACCTGCGCTGGGACCTGCTCGGTGCCCTCGTCGCCGGTGGCCGGGCCGGTGACGCCGAGATCGACGCCGAGCAGCGGCGGGACGACACCGCGGCCGGTCGACGGGCGGCGGCGTCCGCGCGAGCGGCGCGGCCCACCCCGGAGGCCAAGGCGGAGGCGTGGGCCTCCGTCGTCGACTCCGACGAGCTGCCGAACGCCGTCCAGGCCGCCGTGATCGGCGGTTTCGGGCACGTCCACGACACCGCGCTGCTCGAACCGTTCGTCGAGCCGTACTTCGCCGCGCTGCGCCGCGTCTGGCAGACCCGGACGAACGAGATCGCCCAGCAGATCGTCACCGGCCTGTACCCGACCCGGCTCGCCACCGAGGAGACGCTGCGGCGTACCGACGAGTGGCTCGCCGCGGCCGGCGAGGACCTGCCTGCGCTGCGCCGGCTGGTGCTGGAGAACCGGGACGGCGTCGCCCGTGCGCTGCGCGCCCAGGAGTGCGACCGGCGCGCCCGGGAGCGCGAGCCGCAGGGCTGA
- the malQ gene encoding 4-alpha-glucanotransferase has product MGPEGSHAGRCHRVTGPGLAGSPRVSDTPSGPAVGDIPSARLVELARAHGVATEFWDWRGQHVPVPASTITAVLRALDVDASTEQAVEAALEDVELAPWRRTLPPVVVVRQGRRPWVPVHVPHGEPARLHVVLEDGRRRDLEQQDRWVDPRAVDGALVGEATFEVPADLPLGWHVLRAESPTRTATCPLVVTPDRLELPEALRERRRWGLMAQLYSVRSTLSWGLGDLADLAELADWGGRDLGADFVLVNPLHAAEPVGRMEPSPYLPTTRRFVNPVYIRVEDVRETAYLPSADRALVEWQAEELRARNTDPGGLDRDAVWAAKRTALETVYRAGRSPARQADFEAFCAREGQGLEDFAFWSALAEHFGLPASTWPPEAHDRDSELLAGLRSDLVERTTFHKWLQWVADSQLEAAQRTARRAGMAFGVVHDLAVGVHPEGADAWSLKGVLAEAVTVGAPPDAFNQVGQDWSQPPWRPDALAEAGYAPYRDMLRTVLRHAGGIRVDHIIGLFRLWWVPDGQGPAAGTYVRYDHEALVGILALEAHRAGAFVVGEDLGTVEPWVRDYLRERGVLGTSILWFEKDAEGRPLEPGQWRELCLATVTTHDLPPTAGYLAGEHIELRERLGLLTRPVAEELAVDTADREAVMDQLRRLGLLPEDAIERERVEALHRFLTLTPSRLIGVSLPDAVGDRRTQNQPGTNEEYPNWRMPLADGAGSVVLLEDLRSRPRALSLAEVMNRGLSSS; this is encoded by the coding sequence ATGGGGCCCGAGGGTAGCCACGCGGGGCGCTGCCACCGCGTCACCGGCCCCGGTCTGGCAGGATCCCCGCGCGTGAGCGACACACCGAGCGGCCCCGCGGTCGGCGACATCCCCTCGGCCCGGCTGGTCGAGCTGGCCCGGGCCCACGGGGTGGCCACCGAGTTCTGGGACTGGCGGGGCCAGCACGTCCCGGTGCCCGCCTCGACCATCACCGCCGTCCTGCGCGCCCTGGACGTCGACGCGTCCACCGAGCAGGCCGTCGAGGCAGCCCTCGAGGACGTCGAGCTGGCGCCTTGGCGCCGGACGCTGCCGCCGGTGGTGGTCGTCCGGCAAGGACGGCGCCCGTGGGTGCCGGTGCACGTGCCGCACGGCGAACCGGCCCGGTTGCACGTCGTCCTCGAGGACGGCCGCCGTCGTGACCTCGAGCAGCAGGACCGGTGGGTCGACCCCCGCGCGGTGGACGGCGCCCTCGTCGGCGAGGCGACCTTCGAGGTGCCCGCGGACCTCCCGCTCGGCTGGCACGTTCTGCGGGCCGAGTCGCCCACCCGGACGGCGACGTGCCCCCTGGTCGTCACCCCCGACCGGCTCGAGCTGCCGGAGGCGCTGCGAGAGCGCCGCCGCTGGGGTCTGATGGCGCAGCTGTACTCGGTGCGCTCCACGTTGTCGTGGGGGCTGGGCGACCTCGCCGACCTCGCCGAGCTCGCCGACTGGGGGGGACGCGACCTCGGGGCGGACTTCGTCCTGGTCAACCCGTTGCACGCCGCCGAGCCGGTCGGCCGGATGGAGCCGAGCCCCTACCTGCCGACCACCCGCCGGTTCGTCAACCCGGTCTACATCCGGGTGGAGGACGTGCGGGAGACCGCGTACCTGCCCTCGGCGGACCGCGCACTGGTCGAGTGGCAGGCCGAGGAGCTGCGGGCACGGAACACCGACCCCGGCGGCCTGGACCGGGACGCCGTGTGGGCCGCCAAGCGGACCGCGCTGGAGACCGTGTACCGGGCCGGGCGCAGTCCGGCCCGGCAGGCGGACTTCGAGGCGTTCTGCGCCCGGGAGGGGCAGGGTCTGGAGGACTTCGCGTTCTGGTCGGCGCTCGCCGAGCACTTCGGTCTGCCGGCGTCCACGTGGCCGCCGGAGGCGCACGACCGGGACTCGGAGCTGCTTGCCGGGCTGCGCAGCGACCTCGTCGAGCGGACGACGTTCCACAAGTGGCTGCAGTGGGTCGCGGACTCCCAGCTGGAGGCGGCCCAGCGCACGGCCCGGCGCGCCGGGATGGCCTTCGGCGTCGTCCACGACCTCGCCGTCGGCGTGCACCCGGAGGGCGCCGACGCCTGGTCGCTCAAGGGCGTCCTGGCCGAGGCCGTCACGGTCGGCGCCCCGCCGGACGCCTTCAACCAGGTGGGACAGGACTGGAGCCAGCCCCCGTGGCGGCCGGACGCGCTCGCCGAGGCCGGGTACGCCCCGTACCGGGACATGCTGCGCACCGTGCTGCGGCACGCCGGCGGCATCCGGGTCGACCACATCATCGGACTGTTCCGGCTGTGGTGGGTGCCGGACGGTCAGGGCCCGGCGGCGGGCACGTACGTCCGCTACGACCACGAGGCCCTCGTCGGCATCCTCGCCCTGGAGGCCCACCGCGCCGGTGCCTTCGTCGTCGGCGAGGACCTCGGCACCGTCGAGCCGTGGGTGCGGGACTACCTGCGCGAGCGCGGCGTGCTGGGGACGTCGATCCTGTGGTTCGAGAAGGACGCCGAGGGCCGCCCGCTGGAGCCGGGGCAGTGGCGTGAGCTGTGCCTGGCCACGGTGACCACCCACGACCTGCCGCCGACCGCCGGCTACCTCGCCGGCGAGCACATCGAGCTGCGCGAGCGCCTGGGGCTGCTCACCCGGCCGGTGGCGGAGGAGCTGGCCGTCGACACCGCCGACCGGGAGGCGGTGATGGATCAGCTGCGCCGCCTCGGACTGCTGCCCGAGGACGCCATCGAGCGGGAGCGGGTGGAGGCGCTGCACCGGTTCCTCACCCTCACCCCGAGCCGGCTGATCGGGGTGTCCCTGCCGGACGCCGTCGGCGACCGGCGCACCCAGAACCAGCCGGGCACCAACGAGGAGTACCCGAACTGGCGGATGCCGCTCGCCGACGGGGCCGGGTCCGTCGTCCTGCTCGAGGACCTGCGCAGCCGGCCCCGGGCGCTGTCGCTGGCCGAGGTGATGAACCGGGGCCTGTCCAGCTCCTGA